Proteins co-encoded in one Candidatus Manganitrophaceae bacterium genomic window:
- a CDS encoding acyl-CoA dehydrogenase — protein MNLQRTEEQQMVVETIKLFIEKEVAPVAAKMDAASEFPHALVKALGEMGLMGAFIPVEEGGSGMDLLTYILAMEEVSKAWASLGVIMTVNNSLACDPIHRFGNPAQKQKYLAPLAQGRLLGCYALTEPGAGSDAGGIATRARRDGGHYLLNGTKLFITNGKQADVAIVYAVTDPTRGKKGISAFIVEKAFPGFHVGKIEDKMGLRGSDTAELIFQECRVPAENLLGVENEGFKIALSTLDGGRIGIAAQALGIAQGALDAAVAYAKERKQFGRPIAEFQAIQSMLADMKTEIDAARLLTHRAAWMRQQGRPVTAWAAQAKLYASEMANRVAYKAVQIFGGYGFIKEFPVERFYRDARITTLYEGTSEVQRMVIARHLMQSVR, from the coding sequence GTGAATCTGCAGCGCACCGAAGAGCAACAGATGGTGGTCGAGACGATTAAATTATTTATCGAAAAAGAGGTCGCGCCGGTCGCCGCTAAGATGGATGCCGCCTCGGAATTCCCCCATGCGCTCGTGAAGGCGCTCGGTGAGATGGGCTTGATGGGTGCGTTTATCCCGGTGGAGGAAGGGGGCTCCGGGATGGACCTTCTTACCTATATTTTAGCGATGGAAGAGGTCTCCAAAGCATGGGCCTCCCTCGGCGTCATCATGACGGTCAACAATTCGCTTGCGTGTGACCCGATTCATCGTTTCGGGAACCCCGCGCAGAAGCAAAAATACCTCGCTCCCCTCGCACAGGGGCGGCTTCTCGGCTGTTATGCGCTGACCGAACCGGGCGCCGGCTCCGACGCCGGGGGAATTGCGACCCGGGCGCGCCGGGACGGCGGCCATTACCTCCTCAACGGGACCAAGCTCTTTATTACGAATGGAAAGCAGGCCGATGTCGCCATCGTCTATGCCGTGACCGACCCGACGCGGGGGAAGAAAGGGATCTCGGCCTTTATTGTCGAGAAGGCGTTCCCCGGCTTTCACGTCGGAAAGATTGAAGACAAGATGGGATTGCGCGGCTCCGACACCGCCGAGCTGATCTTCCAAGAATGCCGGGTTCCGGCGGAAAATCTCCTCGGCGTCGAAAATGAGGGGTTCAAGATCGCCCTCTCGACCCTCGACGGCGGCCGGATCGGGATCGCGGCGCAGGCGCTCGGCATCGCGCAGGGGGCGCTCGATGCGGCGGTGGCCTACGCCAAAGAGCGAAAACAGTTCGGTCGACCGATCGCCGAGTTTCAGGCGATTCAATCCATGCTCGCCGACATGAAAACCGAGATCGACGCCGCCCGTTTGTTGACACACCGGGCCGCCTGGATGCGGCAGCAGGGCCGGCCGGTGACAGCGTGGGCCGCCCAAGCCAAACTGTACGCCTCGGAGATGGCCAACCGGGTCGCCTACAAAGCGGTCCAGATCTTCGGCGGCTACGGCTTTATCAAAGAATTCCCGGTCGAGCGCTTTTATCGCGACGCGCGAATCACCACCCTCTATGAGGGGACGTCGGAAGTGCAGCGGATGGTCATTGCACGCCACCTTATGCAATCGGTCAGATGA
- a CDS encoding 3-hydroxybutyryl-CoA dehydrogenase (converts (S)-3-hydroxybutanoyl-CoA to 3-acetoacetyl-CoA) gives MEVSIIGVVGAGQMGSGITQIVATAGYHVLLYDLEPKYLETGVERITEGLNMEVKKGKLTEWLREKTLKNIKITTRLEDMAHCHMILEAAPEREEVKMEAFEVLDTVCPKEVVFATNTSSISITRLASVTHRPDKFIGIHFMNPVPLIDLVEIVRGWQTSDATFLQAKHFVEKLGKTVVVAKDSPGFIINRILMPMINEAIFAVMEGVGTPQDIDTAMTVGTRHPIGPLALADLIGLDTCLDIMEVLYTEFGDSKYRPAQLLRKYVEAGLLGRKSGRGFYIYRKESTKEESKP, from the coding sequence ATGGAAGTAAGCATTATTGGCGTGGTCGGCGCAGGACAGATGGGGAGCGGCATTACGCAGATCGTCGCCACCGCGGGATACCATGTCCTCCTCTATGACCTTGAACCGAAGTACCTAGAGACCGGGGTTGAACGAATCACCGAGGGGCTTAACATGGAGGTCAAGAAGGGAAAGCTGACCGAGTGGCTCCGTGAGAAGACCCTGAAGAACATTAAAATCACGACACGGCTGGAGGACATGGCCCATTGCCATATGATCCTCGAAGCGGCGCCGGAGCGGGAAGAGGTAAAAATGGAGGCGTTCGAAGTCCTCGATACCGTCTGTCCCAAGGAGGTGGTCTTTGCCACCAACACCTCTTCTATCTCGATCACCCGGCTCGCCTCCGTGACGCACCGGCCCGACAAGTTTATCGGGATCCATTTCATGAACCCGGTCCCCCTGATCGATCTGGTCGAAATCGTCCGCGGCTGGCAGACTTCCGATGCGACCTTTCTGCAGGCGAAACACTTCGTCGAGAAGCTCGGAAAAACCGTCGTCGTCGCCAAAGACTCTCCCGGTTTTATCATCAACCGTATCCTGATGCCGATGATCAATGAAGCGATCTTCGCCGTCATGGAAGGGGTCGGCACGCCGCAAGACATCGACACCGCGATGACGGTCGGCACACGCCATCCGATCGGTCCGCTCGCGCTCGCCGACCTGATCGGGCTCGACACCTGCCTCGACATCATGGAGGTCCTCTACACCGAATTCGGGGACAGCAAGTACCGACCGGCCCAGCTCCTTCGGAAATATGTCGAAGCCGGTCTCCTCGGGAGAAAATCGGGGCGCGGCTTCTATATATATAGGAAGGAATCAACCAAAGAGGAATCGAAGCCGTGA
- a CDS encoding methylmalonyl-CoA mutase family protein produces MKKKTTERQPKFTNLSNIEIDRLYTDRSTRSLDPQNDLNQPGKFPYTRGVYPTMYRGQLWTMRQFSGFASAAETNERYHYLLSQGQTGLSVAFDLPTLMGYDSDHSKSLGEVGKCGVAIDTIHDMERLFDDIPLDRVSTSMTINAPAIVLFAMYLAVAEKQGVPFQQLRGTLQNDILKEYIAQKEWITPPAPSLKLINDTVRFCVEEAPLFHPISISGYHIREAGSTAVQELAFTLYDGLTYVGSAIQSGLKVDAFAPRLSFFFNAHNDFFEEIAKYRAARRLWAREMKRRFHPKDPHSLMLRFHTQTAGCTLTAQQPYNNIVRVALQALAAVLGGTQSLHTNSMDETYALPTQEAVTIALRTQQILAQETGVAHTVDPLGGSYYIEWLTDQMEKETRRYFKKLDAMGGMLRAIEKGFPQQEIHRAAVAYQEEIDRKERLIVGLNAFVEKEARQIEILKVTGDVERRQVARLKKVKAARDEKKLQRALQRLTAAAQADAYLMPLILDAVRACATVGEISDVFRKVWGEYRETVSF; encoded by the coding sequence ATGAAGAAAAAGACGACGGAACGTCAACCTAAATTTACCAACCTCTCCAACATCGAAATCGACCGGCTCTACACCGACCGATCGACCCGATCCCTCGATCCTCAGAACGATCTGAATCAACCTGGAAAATTCCCTTACACCCGCGGCGTCTATCCGACGATGTACCGAGGCCAGCTCTGGACGATGCGGCAGTTCTCCGGCTTCGCCTCCGCCGCCGAGACCAACGAGCGCTATCACTACCTTTTGAGCCAGGGGCAGACCGGCCTTTCGGTCGCGTTTGATCTCCCAACGTTGATGGGGTATGACTCCGATCACTCGAAGTCGCTCGGCGAGGTCGGAAAGTGCGGCGTGGCGATCGACACGATTCACGACATGGAACGGCTCTTCGACGATATCCCGCTCGATCGGGTCAGCACCTCGATGACAATCAACGCGCCGGCGATCGTCCTCTTCGCGATGTACCTCGCCGTCGCCGAAAAGCAGGGGGTTCCCTTCCAGCAACTGCGCGGAACGCTTCAGAATGACATTTTAAAAGAGTACATCGCTCAGAAAGAGTGGATCACCCCGCCCGCCCCCTCTTTGAAGCTGATCAACGACACGGTCCGGTTCTGCGTGGAGGAGGCCCCGCTCTTTCACCCGATCAGCATCTCCGGTTATCACATCCGGGAGGCGGGATCGACCGCGGTGCAAGAGCTCGCCTTTACCCTCTATGATGGACTGACCTACGTCGGATCGGCCATTCAATCCGGCTTAAAAGTAGACGCCTTCGCCCCGCGGCTCTCCTTCTTCTTCAATGCCCACAACGATTTCTTCGAGGAGATCGCCAAATACCGCGCCGCCCGGCGGCTCTGGGCGCGCGAGATGAAGCGGCGCTTCCATCCGAAAGACCCCCACTCGTTGATGCTCCGCTTTCACACGCAGACCGCCGGCTGCACCCTGACGGCACAACAACCCTACAACAACATCGTCCGGGTCGCCCTCCAGGCGCTGGCCGCCGTTTTGGGCGGAACGCAGTCTCTCCATACCAATTCGATGGATGAGACCTACGCGCTGCCGACGCAGGAGGCGGTGACGATCGCCCTTCGGACCCAGCAGATCCTCGCGCAGGAGACCGGCGTCGCCCACACGGTCGACCCGCTCGGCGGATCGTATTATATCGAGTGGCTGACCGATCAAATGGAAAAAGAGACGCGCCGCTACTTTAAAAAGCTCGACGCGATGGGGGGGATGCTTCGCGCCATCGAGAAGGGATTCCCGCAGCAGGAGATCCACCGCGCCGCCGTCGCCTATCAGGAGGAGATCGACCGGAAGGAACGGCTGATCGTCGGCCTGAATGCGTTCGTCGAAAAAGAGGCGCGGCAAATCGAGATTCTAAAAGTCACCGGCGATGTCGAGCGGCGACAGGTCGCTCGGCTGAAGAAGGTCAAAGCAGCGCGGGATGAAAAAAAACTTCAACGCGCTTTGCAGCGGCTCACCGCGGCCGCGCAGGCCGACGCCTATCTGATGCCGCTGATCCTCGACGCGGTTCGGGCCTGCGCAACGGTCGGGGAGATCTCCGACGTTTTCAGAAAAGTCTGGGGCGAGTACCGCGAAACGGTCTCGTTTTGA